TTCATCCGGCGCAGGTTGAAGAACAGCTTCTTCTGCGCCGCAGTGGTGCCCATCTTCACGAGCGACCAGCTGCGCAGGATGAATTCCTGGATCGACGCACGGATCCACCACATGGCATAAGTCGCCAGGCGGAAGCCGCGATCGGCCTCGAACTTCTTCACGCCCTGCATCAGGCCGATATTGCCCTCCGAAATCAGCTCGGACACGGGCAGGCCATAGCCGCGATAGCCCATGGCGATCTTGGCCACGAGTCGCAGATGCGACGTGACCAGTTGCGCAGCCGCATCGGCGTCGCCATGCTCCTCGAAGCGCTTGGCGAGCATATATTCCTGCTCGGGCGCGAGGATCGGAAACTTCTTGATCTCCGACAGATAGCGGTTGAGGCTCGCCTCGCCGCCGAGTGCAGGAATCGTCGCGGGGACGTTGCTGCCATTTGCCATGATCAATCTCCCTTCACTGGGCGCAGTACCGCACGGGTTGCGCCACGAAAATCATACGATGAGCTTATTGAACAGTTCCTGCATATCTGCAGGCATTTCGCTATCGAATGCCAAAGCGTGGCTTTTCACAGGGTGAATGAACCCCAGATGGGCCGCATGCAAGGCCTGTCGCCGGAAATCCAGCGTTGCCAGAACTGCCCGATGGACCGGACGCGCGCTCCCATAGACCGGGTCCCCGAGCAACGGATGGCCGATCGACGCCATGTGAACGCGAACCTGATGCGTCCGCCCGGTTTCGAGACGACATTCTACGAGGGCGGCGTCGCGCAACGATCGGATCATGTTCCAATGCGTGACCGCGTGTTTTCCACTTCCTTCGCGGACCACGGCCATTTTCTTGCGGTTTGTGGACGATCTCCCGAGAGACGCGGAAATTGTACCTGCCGAAGTTGACACGCGGCCGGCGACCAATGCCTTGTACCGCCTGTCGATTGTATGCGCCTTGAACTGCGCGGCGAGCCCGACATGGGCACGGTCCGTCTTTGCGGCCACCATCAGACCCGAAGTATCCTTGTCGATCCGGTGGACGATCCCGGGGCGCGCCACGCCGCCGATCCCCGAGAGCTGCCCCGCGCAATGATGGAGCAGCGCGTTGACCAGCGTTCCGTCGAGATTGCCCGCCGCGGGATGGACGACCAGCCCGGCCTGCTTGTCGATCACGATCAGATGTTCGTCCTCGAACACGATATCGAGTGCGATGTCCTGCGCTTCGTTATGCGCCGGCGTCGGGTCCGGCACGGCGATGCTGAACAGCGCGCCGCCGGGCGCCTTCTTGGCAGGATCGCGGACGAGACCTTCGGGTCCGGTCACCGCGCCGCTGGAAATCAGCGCCTTCAGCCGTTCGCGCGAAAGCGCAGGCAGAGCGTCGGCGAGCGCACGGTCGAGCCGCCAGCCATTCGCGGCCTCCGTAATCCGCGCTTCGAGTGTAGTAACCCCCCGGTCCATTCTGTAGGGCTAGATGGGGATGGGAACGCATGTTTCAAGATCTGTACTGATCGGTATTCGACGGATTTCCGCCGATCTTGCCCCGCGCGAGGCGTGCGGATTGCTGTTTGGCGGCGAGGACGCGATCACGGGCTGGCAAGCCGCTGAAAACGTGGCGGAAGACCCCGAACGACGCTTCGAGATCGACCCGTCGGCGCTGTTCGCGGCGCTGAGGGCCGAGCGGGCGGGCGGGCCGAAGATTATCGGCTATTGGCATTCGCATCCCAGCGGCGATGCGACGCCTTCGATCACCGATGCGGCAATGGCGGCGGCCGACGGCAAGCTGTGGCTGATCGTTGCGGGCGAGACGGCGGGCTTGTGGCGGGCGGGCGAGGGCGGGGCGTTGCACGGCCGGTTCGATGCAATGCCGTTCGATCTGACCGAATAACCTTGGCCGCGTTGCTATGCTCGAAGGGCCCGGGTGTCGCCACCCGGGCCCTCTTCGCTTCATCCGGCCCTAGAAGCCGTAGGAAAGGCGCACATAGCCGAACTGGCCCGGCAGATCGTAGGTCGTCGGGTCGAAATTGGCGCTGTCGCAAGTGAAGCACTGCGGCGGATCGCGATCGAACACATTGTTCACGCCGGCAGTGAGCCGCAGGCGGTTATCCATCCAGCCGGGCGACAGATAGAGCTGGACGTCGCCGTAGAACACATTGCCCATGCGGTGGACGCCGTCGCGCTCGTCGACCGCGGCGATGTAGCGGCCGGTGAACGAGATGCCGTAACTGCGTGCCGACCAGTCGATCGTGCCGTTGAGCTTGAACTTGGGATAGGCCTGATCGGGGCTGCCGCGTTCGGTTCCGGCATATTCCTGCGTCGGCGCGTTGAGATCCGACGGCGGCACGATGTTGTACTTGATCAGATGCGCCGCGTTGACGGCGAGCCCCACGGTTCCGCCGCCGAACTCGGTCGAGCGGAAATTGACGGTCCAGTCGATTCCCGAGGTCTCGATCGCATTGAGGTTGAGCAGGCGCGCATTGATCGAAGCGATCGTGCCACTTCCGGTGCGCGTGATCGCGGCGCAGCTGACCGGATCGGCATTGAACGCGCAGCGCGAGAGCGTGAGCGTTGCGGGGACCGAGTCGATCGCGTTGGTCAGCTTGATGCTGTACCAATTGACTTCGAGGTTCAGCGCGCTGGCGAAGCTGCCAGTGGCCCAGCTGGGGCTGTAGACTCCGCCCGCGGTCCAGGTCTCCGCGGTTTCGGGTAGAAGCGTGGTATTTCCCTGCGAAAACACGCCGAGCTGGCCCCCGGTGGGTTCAGCGTAGCTGCCGCTGGCGGGAACGCCATTGGCGATGCAATTGGCGCGGACAGTGGGGTTGGTCTGGAACGAGCCGCCGGCAGCACTGGTGCACGGATCGTCGATCGTCGCGTCGAAGCGCGAAGGGCCGGCATAGAGCTCGCCGATGCTCGGCGCGCGCAGGCTCTCGGCATAGCCGCCGCGGAACAGCAGGTCGGGCACCGGCTTCCACAACCCCGAGGCCGTGAAGGTGGTGTTGCTGCCGAACGACGAATAGTTCGAGTGTCGCACTGCGCCGTCGAGCTCGAGCAAGTGGAAGAAGGGCTTGCCTGCGAACAGCGGGATGCGGATCTCGCCGTAGAATTCGTCGACGTTGAAGCCGCCTCGCGCCGGGCTGGTCGGCACATCGGCGCCCAGACCGGCGACGATGATCGGATCGGGATCGTAGCTGGCATATTGATCGCGATGCTCATAGCCGACTGCGACGCCGACTGCGCCGCCGGGCAAGTCGAACAGCTCGCCCGAGACATTGGCGGTGAAGTCCCACAGGCGCTGCTTGCTCTTGTCGCGTTCGTCGAAGGTCACATAGTCGAGCATCGCCTGGGTAACCGATCCGGCGCCCCCGAAGATGTTGAACGGCACGCAGGCGCCGGTGCAGGCCGCGACCGGGCCCAGCGCGCGGGCGAGGTTGGCGGCATTGACGTTGCCGGTGAAGACCTGATGCGCGTCGTTGATCCCGTAGACGCCGTTGATGTCCCAATACCATTTATGGCTGCCGACATCGAACGACCCGTCGAGCGTGACGGTGGCCGACATGGTGTCGACATCCTGGGTGAACACCCGCTGCCCGGCCTCTACGAAGCGGCGGCGCACGGTCGAGTAATTGGCCGGGGTGCCGCCAGCGCCCGAGGAGAGCGTGACGCCGAACGGATTGAACGGGTTGGTCGCGTCGATCGAGATCGTGTCGAGCAGATTGCCGTTGCCCGCGTCCGGCCCGACGAACAGCGGGAGGAACGCCGCCTCGGTCGTCGAATGGCGATGGTTGGCGACCAGCTTGGCGCGCAGATTGACGTTTTCGGCCAGCTCCTGCTTGAAGTTGAAGAAGCCGCCATAGCGCTCCGACGGCGTCAGCAGATAGTTGAACGGCGCGAAGTTGAACGAGTCGGTTGCCGAGGAATAATTGCGATAGTCGGCGAGCACCGGGCGGCGCCCGATCACCGGGGTGGCCAGGGTCAGGCTCTGGCCGAGCACGTCGTAGCGGCCGTTGGGCGTCGCGCTGGAACAGCCGCCCGCGGCGCAGCTGGTGGCGCCGGGCGTGGGGAATTGCGAGATGTCGCGGTCCGCGGTGCTCACGCCTTCCTGCTTGGTATAATAGCCGCCGAACACCAGCGAGGAGCCCGTATCCAGGGACTGGATGCCGTAGCTCGCCTCGTAATTCTGGGTATGGCCGTCGCCCGCGCGATAGGTGCCGAACTGCGCCGAAGCGCGCAGGCCCTGTTGCGACTGCTTGGTGATGATGTTGATCACGCCGGCCACCGCATCGGTGCCATAGAGGGGGGATGCGCCCGACTGGAGCACTTCGATCCGCTCGATCATGCTGGTCGGCAGCGCGTTGAGATCGACCGAGGCGGGAATGCCGCCCGCCGCCGATCCGTTGACGAAGCGCAGGCCGTCGACCAGCACCAGCGTGCGCTTGGCGGCGAGATAGCGCAGGTCGATCTCCGCCGAGCCCGAACT
This genomic stretch from Sphingomonas sp. LM7 harbors:
- a CDS encoding M67 family metallopeptidase, with product MGTHVSRSVLIGIRRISADLAPREACGLLFGGEDAITGWQAAENVAEDPERRFEIDPSALFAALRAERAGGPKIIGYWHSHPSGDATPSITDAAMAAADGKLWLIVAGETAGLWRAGEGGALHGRFDAMPFDLTE
- a CDS encoding RluA family pseudouridine synthase, whose amino-acid sequence is MDRGVTTLEARITEAANGWRLDRALADALPALSRERLKALISSGAVTGPEGLVRDPAKKAPGGALFSIAVPDPTPAHNEAQDIALDIVFEDEHLIVIDKQAGLVVHPAAGNLDGTLVNALLHHCAGQLSGIGGVARPGIVHRIDKDTSGLMVAAKTDRAHVGLAAQFKAHTIDRRYKALVAGRVSTSAGTISASLGRSSTNRKKMAVVREGSGKHAVTHWNMIRSLRDAALVECRLETGRTHQVRVHMASIGHPLLGDPVYGSARPVHRAVLATLDFRRQALHAAHLGFIHPVKSHALAFDSEMPADMQELFNKLIV
- a CDS encoding TonB-dependent receptor domain-containing protein, with product MREIRVWKNVGVATAALAAGLAAIPAQAQSAPQTDEPAVTEDIVVTGSRIRRNPLDQDKPVVMVDEAAIARTGLSSVADVLQRLPSAGGGLNTKVNNAGNIGGPPDGTGVSSGSAEIDLRYLAAKRTLVLVDGLRFVNGSAAGGIPASVDLNALPTSMIERIEVLQSGASPLYGTDAVAGVINIITKQSQQGLRASAQFGTYRAGDGHTQNYEASYGIQSLDTGSSLVFGGYYTKQEGVSTADRDISQFPTPGATSCAAGGCSSATPNGRYDVLGQSLTLATPVIGRRPVLADYRNYSSATDSFNFAPFNYLLTPSERYGGFFNFKQELAENVNLRAKLVANHRHSTTEAAFLPLFVGPDAGNGNLLDTISIDATNPFNPFGVTLSSGAGGTPANYSTVRRRFVEAGQRVFTQDVDTMSATVTLDGSFDVGSHKWYWDINGVYGINDAHQVFTGNVNAANLARALGPVAACTGACVPFNIFGGAGSVTQAMLDYVTFDERDKSKQRLWDFTANVSGELFDLPGGAVGVAVGYEHRDQYASYDPDPIIVAGLGADVPTSPARGGFNVDEFYGEIRIPLFAGKPFFHLLELDGAVRHSNYSSFGSNTTFTASGLWKPVPDLLFRGGYAESLRAPSIGELYAGPSRFDATIDDPCTSAAGGSFQTNPTVRANCIANGVPASGSYAEPTGGQLGVFSQGNTTLLPETAETWTAGGVYSPSWATGSFASALNLEVNWYSIKLTNAIDSVPATLTLSRCAFNADPVSCAAITRTGSGTIASINARLLNLNAIETSGIDWTVNFRSTEFGGGTVGLAVNAAHLIKYNIVPPSDLNAPTQEYAGTERGSPDQAYPKFKLNGTIDWSARSYGISFTGRYIAAVDERDGVHRMGNVFYGDVQLYLSPGWMDNRLRLTAGVNNVFDRDPPQCFTCDSANFDPTTYDLPGQFGYVRLSYGF